Genomic segment of Citrus sinensis cultivar Valencia sweet orange chromosome 7, DVS_A1.0, whole genome shotgun sequence:
aatttttttttttttttaattgtaaatcggaaaattttgatcaaattctGAGAGCCGGTggacttttcaaaatatttgctAACATTTCCATATGCTTTATGCTTAAACGAGAATGctattgataaaataaattaaattctcattttccttaaaaaaatttaaagaaaatctttcaccAAATCACAAAgtagtaaaaattaaagaattttagTGAATATAAAGTATGAATTTAAACGAGCACTAGCTttaattattagagtattaaaatgaaattatatgtCATCTATTGAACTATTATTTTGGGCTGGAGTTTTATCTTAATGAACCATTTCCATAGATTTTAAAACCTGTCCTTATTACGTACATATTAATCTTTAACTAAAAGAGATAGtgaaattagaaaatagaTAGTCTGTTAGTATCAAAATCCGAGTTTGTTCAAACATTTAGGTAcagtaaaataagaaaaaagtagtcttattcaaataatcaTACATTCAAGATATTACATGAAAATAACTagtttattaatcaaaatttttatttattacaaataaacacataCTTCAAAGAGCAATCCCGAATACAATTTATTGACTACTTTAGTTAATGCTTCCATTCCTAAAGACCATCATTATAGATTTAAACACGAAGAACTTTACCCAGTAGCTGCGTTTATTTAAATGAACAAGAAGCCTACTCACATAAGTAAAGATGAAGAGGAAGCCGAGGTTTACTAGGGACAACAACAAGTGGGACTTTTCTAGACATTGTGAGTCCAAATCTGTCCTCCATATTCAAGTCCTCATTCTTCATATCACCTGGTAATTTCCATTCAAAACCATGCAAAAGATTTGCCAAAGTTGACTGAACAACCTTAAGCCCTAGACCATAACCAATGCACATCCTCCTCCCAGATCCAAATGGTAGCAATTGAAAATCATGGCCTTTAACATCAATCTCTTTACCGATGAATCTCTCCGGCCTAAATTCATTAGGCTTTTCCCATATGGTCGGATCTCTCCCTATTGCCCATACATTAACCATCACTCGAGTGTTTTTAAGAATGTCATAGCCAGCAACTTTGCAATCTTCTCTAGCAACTCGAGGAGCAAGCAATGGTGCCACAGGGTGGAGACGCATTGTTTCTTTAACAATTGCTTGTAAGTATGGAAGGCTAACAATGTCTTTCTCTTCTACCCATCTATCTCTCCCAATTGCTCTATCTAGTTCTTCAGTCGCCTTTTGTATAGTTTCTGGACTTTTCAAGAGCTCTGACATTGCCCATTCAACGTTGATTGCCGATGTGTCAGTTCCAGCAGTTAAAAGAtcctacaaataaaaaagaaaggggGGCGATTATGACGATACAGATTTTCAATACAGGAGAAACCTTGATAGCTGCGTTACTTTGTGATGTTTAATTACGTTGTGGGACAACTATTGCTTCAAtcatttaaaaactaaattccTTTCTATTTTGTTGTACATATCAATTTACTACATTAATTTCTGTTAATCCCGAGAGAGATTggcatattttaatttatccctaaattattgaaaatatcgATGTAACTCTCTTTTATCAGTATGCGAGGATGATATTCTTCCTCGAACTTTTTACCTTCTTAATGGTAAATCATGGGAAGggttataattttcaatagatttagaaaataaattgaagtacgtcatatttgaaaactacaattcatttcttttttaaaaaaaaatacatgaactaaaattcaaatctatattattactattttttagaGTTTTCACTAGTAGAACCtgttgtgcgcggaatgcAGAATCAAGCACactaaataattacaaaaaaataaaagacacaatTATTTAACGTAGTTTGATAATTAAACTTACATCCAcggagtaaaaaaaaaaaaaaattacaaaaattcttcatttttgaaagaaatcaTGCATGCGGTCCCAACTCCTCTAATAGTCAATTTTGCATGTGGCTCCATTAATTTGCCAATCAATGGTCAAGAAAAGCATGCGGGTTCAATGCACTTAAATAAATCCAACATGTGAGCCCCTTTaacttttgacttttcaacagaACCAATGAAATTGTCTaaagcaaagaaaagattAGAATAGAACATTAAATTTACCTGGATTAGTGCCTTAATGTGTTCTCTTTCAAGCTTAACTTCAAGAGAAGGATCATCCGCAAGATGCAAAAGAACATCAACCATATCATGAACCCCATAATCCTTAATCGATTTTCTCCTAGCATAGTGCTCATCCAAAATATCctcataaaatttatcaagctTCTTGCTCACATCCTTCATTCTCTTAACATGCCCTTGTAAATCGAAAGAAGCAAGCCATGGAATTGAGTCCCCAATATCTAAAATACCATTAAGCAAGAACAGTTCTTCAAGCATTTCCGTGAAGTCTTTTGGAGTCACAGTATTTTTTTCAGCTTTGTCCGTATACCTTTTCCCCAACACCATCCGACAAATCGAAGTGTGATTGAGTGTGTAGAGATGATCTTTCAAATGAACATACGTGGAAACTGATTTGAACAACTCAAAGAGAAAAGCGTTTCTTTCTTCTACCCTCATGTACTCAAACTGATCCAAGCGTTTTGTACCGAGAAGTTCCATTAAGCAGATTTTACGAGCCTGGCGCCAATATGGGCCATAGGGCGCAGTGGCCATGCCAGAATAATTGTAAGTTGTGTACTTCCCAGCAAGAAGAGCTGGCCTTGAAGCAAAACTAATGTCATGAGTCTTGAGCAAGAGCTCAGCTACTTCTACTGATGAGCCTACAACAACTGAGGAGAGGCCGAATTTGAGGTGCATAAGGGGGCCGTATTTCTGGGAGAGAGAGTGGATGGAGACGTGAGGAAGAGGGCCGATAAGGTTGAGGTTTCCGATGAAGGGCCACGGCTTTGGACCGGGTGGCAAGTTTACTTTACGTGAAAATCGGCGGCGAAATAAGAAGAGGACGATggggagaaagaaaagaattgaataaaaaatagctGAGTTTGAAGGGCTAGTTATAGGATCTTCCATTATTTTTGGATGGTTTGTAGATTTGACGCTGAGGATTGGATTGATATTGTGCGTCTATGAAAGTGGAGGTGAAGGAGGCATTTATAATAGGAAGAGTAAAATGATCATGGAGATCACTGTTGTcattgatgtttatttttgcAATCATTTGTTATGTTCGTTTTCATCTATGAACTGACAAGCCAGCAACTTTTGTTTCCTTGTGAGTGcgaagtcaaataaataaataaataaataaggaaaagaaaattttaccttaattaaatcaattgaATAATAGAGTGCTGATGTCTTTCATGGTTGCCTATATGCAAGATGAAGATTCTAAAGATCATTTGGTTTGTATTTCAAACCGGTGGAACGGTGCTCTTAATGACGTTGATGGCACCACTTTAAGCTCTCGTGAGGTTCTTTATCTTCTTTCTAAAGAATATggaatatgaataaataaatttcttcaatttcactAGAGTAGATTGTTGAGTTAGTCTCCATAGATTTTTAGGTTGTACTATAATAATATGTATCTAAAttctaaatagattttaaattatagcaTATATGTACATTATAACagctttaataataaataaataatttaagagtATGTTTGGTCCCAATATCAAATAAGAGATTGGACAAATTCACGATTTGTCCACAATtgactattatttaataaaaaatgatagagtagttaaatttttttatcaaaatactCTCATGACTTGGTCTTATCCTTAGTAAAATTcattgatatttaataaattaaaaaataaaagtaactaAATCCTATTCATACACTGGTACTAAAAGACAGGGCAACAAGATCTTTAAAAGTTCAATaaagttcaaataaaaaaagaccttaatccttcttttttattatttcatgttGTATGTTGTTAGGCATTATCCTTACGAGACTTAAGGCTTTACTCTTTACTTCTCATAAGAGAATATGAGAATTCAAGATTTGCATTTGGGCCCTGTTGATGCAAATTTTTGTTCAATGTAAGTGATTGATTTGTGTTTCAAACTTTATTCTGAATTAAGTTTTGTggcttattttttctttaaggcAAGTGTCTCAAATGTGGTTACTTATTCtgcaaaaagaaacaatataaTTGTAAAAGGGGGGCCGGCATGCCGGAATAATCCTCTGACACTTAAGTTAGTTCTTTTTACTCAACCTTtagaaagagaaaatctaGAGTGAGATAGACAGTGTTTTTATACTCCTTTTTTTCTTACCTCTAAATGAGGGTATTGTCCTTTATATAGGCATCTTAGAGTCAACTAGAGAGGTTATGTGGCACTTTTCTTGTGACAAATATTAATCAAAGCCTATGTATTGAGACACATATTCATATATGTCGACACTTATTTATGGCAAGTATTCTTGATACACTTGTCACGTTTTTGGGCCCTTGACCTTTAATGGGCTTGAGCTTGAATTCGGAATTTTTGTTAGTTCTTCACAAAAAGGATTAATTCTGCAATATTTTCCCATAAGCTCATTCCATAAAATGTTTGTTAGCCTCTATGCTTATTCCGTAGAATGTTTGTTGGGTCGTATGTGCATTCTATGCAATGTACATATTTTCCCATAGATGCATTGGTAGAATGTATATTTTTCTATAGGCGCATTTCGtaaaatgtgtatttgccCATAAGTCTATTCCTTAGATTGTGTATTTGCTCGTAGGCCTATTCTATACAATATTTATTGCCAATAGGCTTATTCCgtagaatatatatttaccTGTAGGAGCAGTCCATAGAATGTCTATTTGCCTGTAAGTGCATTCGGCAGAATGTATATTTGCTCGTAGATTCATTCAGTAAAATGTATATTTGCCCGTAGATTTGGTAGAATGTGTATTTTCCTGTAGGCACATTCTATAAAATGTATATTTGCCTGTAGGCACAttctatataatatatattttcttgtaagcgcaattgataaaatatatatatacccgTATGTGCATTCCATAAAATGCTTATTAGTTCATATGCACTtacttagaaatattttctaagtgtCTAGGTCATTTTTTAAGAGGAATGACCTAGGTCGTTCTTTGTAAAGAATAGACGTAGGtcattctttgtaaagaaTAGAACTAGATCTTTTTTTGTTGAACCATGGCTTTAGCGCTTTGTTGAAGACTTGTCCTTTAGGCGTTTtacttagaaatattttaaatgttgcAATCATTCTTTATAAGGAATAGACTTAGATCGTTCTATATAAAAAGTAGACCTAGGTCATTCATTGTGAATAATGAACTTAAGttattctttgaaaaattgcGTTGTTAGCACTTTGTTGAAGACTCGCTTGTTGGacattttatttagaaatatttccAAGTTTCTAAGCCAGTCTTTGTAATGAATAGACCTAGatcattctttataaaaaGTAGATTTAGGTCATTATTTGTAAAGAATGGACCTAAGTCATTCTTTGAAGAATCAAGCCTTTGGCGCTTTATCGAAGACTCTACCTTTGGgagttttatttgttttatttagaaatattttctaagttccTAGGTTCTTCTTTGTATAGAATGAAAATAGGTTGTTCTTTGTAAAAAGTGGACCTAAGtcattctttgtaaagaaCAGGCCTAGATCTTTCTTTGTAAAGAATAAACCTAGATCTTTCTTTGATGAATCACGCTTTGAAGGTTTTGTCATATCTTGCATTTAGACACTTGGAACTTTAAGTACTTAGGTTGTTTTGATAGAGAATGGGCCTAAGTTATTTcgtgtaaaatatttttatttgggcATGGGTTTAGGCCATTCGTAATTTGGTCTAATAGAGGCTCCCAAGTCttacttttcaatttgaagaagtgagacttttttctttagtattttttattaggcAATTCTTGGGCCTTTCTTATTATGAATTGAGTTTCagaatttgaaatttctcTAGAGCACTTATCCCATTAGAATTGGTCTATAACCAATCTCACATACTTCATTCCATACTTTATAGATATCTAGAATCTATCTTAATTTCACAATTATTGAAAATCATAAAGATAAGAAGTTTGTAAAAGTACCTTTTTAAAAGGGACACTACTTTGCAGATTGTATGTGAGAATTTTATGAGAGTTCTTTGGTGAGCTACTGTCGAGGCTTTTTAAGTGCTCAACGATTTAAGAAGTAACGTCAAATCATTTCACTAAATGTCATCCTTTGAAACTAAATTgcttcaaaaataaacaagtttatagaaaataaccctagtcaatttttataaatgcttGCCCTTAGGCATTTTAGTTGAGATTCACCGGAGCTTCAATTATCACTCACTGTTAGGAATTTTAGTCAACATCTGCCTTTAAGAGCTATAGTCAACCATTACTCTTAAGCTTTTTGATATTAGCTTAAGATGTATTAGCCAACATTCACTATAAGGCGTTTTATTCAAAACATGCCTTTAGGTGTTTTAGACAATCATTTGACTCTTATTGTTTCACTTAGAATATTTTCTAAACACCAATTGCACCCatgtttttttatcataattcatTCGTAGGTGGTTCTCCTCAGAAGATTTTACTATGAATTAGACTTAATTCATTCTTTACAAGAATGGACTTAAGTGTTTTCTATCATAATCAGCTCGTGGGCTCTttctttagaaaattaattctaagtaTTTGGACCTAGGTCATTCTTGAAAGGATCTTGGTCTTGTTATCATAATTCGCCCGTGGGTTGTTTCATAAAGCTTCACGCGTAGGCGCTTTCCTTAGAAGATTTTTCTAAGAATTGGAATAGACCTAGGtctttttattatgtttcGTCCACGGGTGATTTCATAGAACTTCACCCGTAGGCATTCTACCTTGAAGATTTTTCTAAGCATTAGACAGAATGGACCTAGGTCTTTCTATTATACTTCATGTATGAGTGGTTTTGTAGAACTTCACCCATAGGTATTCTTCTTAGAatgatttttctaaaaattcgACCTAAgtctttttattataattcgcCTGTGGGTAGTTTCATAGAAATTTGCCACAAGTTTTCTCCTTAGAAGATTTTTCTAAGAATTGCACCTAGGTCATTTTTTATAAAGCTACACTCTCGTCGTTTTGTCAAACACTCTCCTTTTTAGGCGTTTTACTTAGAAATTTCTTCTAAGTACCTAGGCCGCTCTTGTAAGATTTGACCtaggtcatttttttttattaaagttacgCCCTTAGCGTTTTGTTGAAGACTAGCCTTTTGAACGTTTTACTTAGAAATTTCTTCTATGTACCTAGATCACTATAGTAAGAATTGACCTAGATCGTTTTTATTGTAAAGCTACCCCCTCGGCATTTTGTCAAAGACTTGTCCAAATGACATTTTactcaaaaatttattctaagcACCTAGGTCTTTATAGTAAGGATTGACCTagatctctttttttttttttttaagttaagcCCTCAGTGTTTTGTTGAAAACTCACGTTTTGGCGTTTTACTTAGAAATGTTTTCTGGGTACCTAGGTCACTCTTGTAATGAATGGACCTAggtcatttttttatcttccttAGCATTTGTCGAAGACTCACTTAGGTCATTCATGTATTATAAATCACGCCTTGGCGCTTTGTAGTTGACTTACCATCTAGCATCTCACTTAGAATACTTTCTAAGTTGTTAGGTTAACTTTGTAATGAATGTACCTAGGTAATTCATGTATAATGAATTATGCCTTGGCGTTTAATCTAAGGATCGAGGTTACTTTTTTGAAAATGGACCTAGGCCATTcatgtattattaattatgccTTGGTGTTTTGTCATCGACTCGCCGTTTGGCGAATCActtaaaatattgtttaaaCTCCTGGGTCACTTTTGTAATGAATGGACCAAGGTCATTCATGTATTGTGAATTACCCCTTGACATTTTTTCGATGACCTACCATTTGTGCATGTTATGATAAATTTCTTCTAAGGATTTAGGTCACTTCTGTGACAATGGACCTATGTCATTCATGTATCGCGAATTACTCCTTGGTGTTTTGTCGACGACTCGCTATTTGGGCATTTTAATTAGACATTTCTTCTAAGGACCTAAGTCACTTTTGTGAAGATGGACCTAGGttattcatttattgtgaattaTGCCTTGGTGTTTTGTCCACAGTTTCACATTTAGGTATTTTACTTAGAAATTTCTTCTAAGGACCTAGGTCTTTCTGTGTAAATGGACCTAGGTCATTCATATATAATGAATTAAGCCTTGGCATTTTGTCCACGACTCACCATTTAGGTGGTTCAATGAGACATGCTCATACGCACTTTATCAAGACATTCTTTTTGGTTAATGAAGCCATTTGTTGGCAACCAGTAGAACAAGTAAagatcaaaattaattgtaaatctTTTTATAGTTTATGGCCAACCTCTCCTTTTGTCGTTGGAGTTAGATTACTTGACTAAACTTTTCATGTTCTGTAAAAAGATTTGAGTTTTACTATCGGGGTGCAAATACAATGCAACTATTGATCTATTGCCTAACTTAACCCATAATCTTTTTCATTAGAAATGGATCTCTTTATCTGTTAAACTTCTATCATTAGCCACAAGGTCATGGTAGTTGTAATTATCATGCACGCCCAGGATAAACCACTTTGGCTTTTTATTCAAGTTCTCACAGACCGTGCCAACTATTGATGCAAAGTTTTGCTCAATGTACAGTGATTGATTTGTGTTTTGGactttcttttgaatcaagtTTTGTGCCTTATTTCTTCTCAAAACAAATGTCTCAAATCACGTGTCTCCATGTGGTTAATTGTTCTGCAAAAAGAAGCAATTTTCAAAGGGGGGTCGGCGTGTCGGCAATAACCCTTGATACTCAAGTCAGTTATTTTTACTCAActtttagagagaaaaagtCTAGAGTGAGGTGGGCAGtgtttttatacttattttatgccccttttttttcttaccttCAAATAAAAGGTTTTGTCCTTTATATAGCCTCTTAGAGTCAATTGAAAAGGTTATATGGGACTTTTCTTGGATGAAGACACATATTATGTAGAATGCTTATTAACCCATATACTcttacttaaaaatatttataagtgtCTAGGTCATTCTTTGTAAGGAATGACCTAGGTTCTTCTTTGTAAAGAATAGATGTACATCATTCTTTGCACAGAATGGACCTAggtctttctttttttaatcattccTTTAGCGTCTTGTCAAAGACTTGCCCTTTAGGCGTTTtacttagaaatattttctaagtggTTAGGTCATTCTTTGTAGGGAATGAACATAGGAtgttctttaatattttctaagtagTTAGGTCATTCTTTGTAAGGAATGAATCTAGGTTGTTCTTTATAAAAAGTGGACCTAGGTCATTCA
This window contains:
- the LOC127903786 gene encoding trimethyltridecatetraene synthase-like, which produces MEDPITSPSNSAIFYSILFFLPIVLFLFRRRFSRKVNLPPGPKPWPFIGNLNLIGPLPHVSIHSLSQKYGPLMHLKFGLSSVVVGSSVEVAELLLKTHDISFASRPALLAGKYTTYNYSGMATAPYGPYWRQARKICLMELLGTKRLDQFEYMRVEERNAFLFELFKSVSTYVHLKDHLYTLNHTSICRMVLGKRYTDKAEKNTVTPKDFTEMLEELFLLNGILDIGDSIPWLASFDLQGHVKRMKDVSKKLDKFYEDILDEHYARRKSIKDYGVHDMVDVLLHLADDPSLEVKLEREHIKALIQDLLTAGTDTSAINVEWAMSELLKSPETIQKATEELDRAIGRDRWVEEKDIVSLPYLQAIVKETMRLHPVAPLLAPRVAREDCKVAGYDILKNTRVMVNVWAIGRDPTIWEKPNEFRPERFIGKEIDVKGHDFQLLPFGSGRRMCIGYGLGLKVVQSTLANLLHGFEWKLPGDMKNEDLNMEDRFGLTMSRKVPLVVVPSKPRLPLHLYLCE